The proteins below are encoded in one region of Gadus macrocephalus chromosome 14, ASM3116895v1:
- the LOC132472541 gene encoding uncharacterized protein LOC132472541 → MAASGSRVGLRWGDSEVKCLLEIWADDSIQSQLDTTHKNSGVFGAIRDYLEHRGYHRTMGQCRDKVKKLRFQYLRVRDALSRSGSSSDEKGRFQWYDAVDQIIGHKTSSVPRVLESSPVFCRLECTTEDNIRDTPLKVAVCRRRRKGLRDKFIRMVRKEKQAIKSGEIVGSHGRWRHTADRAFLMEPPGDMENWTGGGGVHSNTEPELPVVNGEVHGCVEKPAEIEVKTEDVEDEPEEESTAAHGMGSYTRALSEPTVQQSSAKLFCQSIVPHLERLPLEKLIQVQIQILQVVQDATGS, encoded by the exons atggcggcaagcggttcacgagtgggtttacgttggggCGATAGTGAAGTAAAGTGTTTACtggaaatttgggccgacgacagcattcagtcgcagctggacaccacACACAAGAATTCGGGGGTGTTTGGTGCAATACGTGACTATTTAGAACATCGTGGATACCACCGAACTATGGGACAGTGTCGGGACAAAGTTAAAAAGCTGAGGTTCCAATACCTCAGAGTGCGGGACGCACTCAGCAGGTCAGGCTCGTCTTCTGATGAAAAGGGCAGGTTTCAGTGGTACGACGCTGTCGACCAGATAATTGGCCATAAAACAAGCAGCGTGCCGAGAGTTTTGGAGTCGAGTCCGGTGTTCTGCAGGTTGGAATGCACGACGGAGGACAATATACGTGACACTCCATTGAAAG TCGCTGTGTGTCGCAGGCGCCGGAAGGGCCTCCGCGACAAGTTCATCCGGATGGTCAGGAAGGAGAAGCAGGCCATCAAGAGTGGGGAGATCGTAGGCTCACATGGGAGGTGGAGACACACTGCTGACCGGGCCTTCCTCATGGAGCCGCCTGGGGACATGGAGAACTggactgggggaggaggagttcaCAGCAACACCGAGCCCGAGTTGCCAGTGGTCAACGGCGAGGTCCACGGTTGTGTGGAGAAGCCAGCGGAAATAG AGGTTAAAACTGAGGATGTTGAGGACGAGCCTGAGGAGGAGTCGACTGCGGCCCATGGCATGGGGAGCTACACGCGGGCACTCTCAGAGCCGACCGTTCAACAAAGCTCGGCCAAACTCTTCTGCCAAAGCATCGTGCCTCATTTGGAGAGGCTGCCTCTAGAGAAACTCATCCAGGTGCAGATACAGATCCTCCAAGTGGTTCAAGATGCAACGGGCAgctag
- the LOC132471787 gene encoding isocitrate dehydrogenase [NAD] subunit alpha, mitochondrial: MAGNAWRSMLSQVVGVASRTTLCSSSRSRGIHTVTMIPGDGIGPEISSAVMKIFEAAKAPIQWEERNVTAIKGPGGKWMIPPDAKESMDQSKIGLKGPLKTPIAAGHPSMNLLLRKTFDLYANVRPCVSIEGYKTPYTDVNLVTIRENTEGEYSGIEHVIVDGVVQSIKLITEDASRRIAEYAFEYARNNQRSSVTAVHKANIMRMSDGLFLRKCREVAETYKDIKFTEMYLDTVCLNMVQDPTQFDVLVMPNLYGDILSDLCAGLIGGLGVTPSGNIGANGVAIFESVHGTAPDIAGLDMANPTALLLSAVMMLRHMGLHEYGKKIETACFDTIRDKKVLTKDLGGNSKCSEFTADICRRVVDMD, translated from the exons ATGGCTGGCAATGCGTGGAGGTCAATG TTGTCTCAAGTCGTGGGGGTGGCGAGCCGAACCACGCTATGTTCATCATCTCGGTCAAGAGGG ATTCACACCGTAACTATGATCCCTGGGGATGGTATTGGACCAGAGATCTCCAGTGCAGTCATGAAGATCTTTGAGGCTGCTAAG GCTCCGATCCAGTGGGAGGAGAGAAATGTTACTGCTATCAAGGGGCCCGGGGGCAAGTGGATGATCCCCCCTGATGCCAAGGAGTCTATGGACCAGAGCAAGATTGGTCTGAAAG GGCCCCTGAAGACCCCCATCGCAGCTGGCCACCCCTCCATGAACCTCCTGCTGAGGAAGACCTTTGACCTCTACGCCAACGTGCGTCCCTGCGTGTCCATCGAGGGTTACAAGACCCCCTACACCGACGTCAACCTGGTCACCATCCGCGAGAACACGGAGGGAGAGTACAGTGGCATTGAACACGTG ATTGTGGATGGTGTGGTGCAGAGCATCAAGCTGATCACAGAGGACGCCAGCCGACGCATTGCTGAGTACGCCTTTGAGTACGCTAGGAACAACCAGAGAAGCAGCGTGACTGCTGTGCACAAAGCAAACATCAT GCGCATGTCTGACGGGCTGTTCCTGAGGAAGTGTCGCGAGGTGGCCGAGACCTACAAAGACATCAAGTTCACGGAGATGTACCTAGACACTGTGTGTCTCAAT ATGGTGCAAGACCCCACCCAATTTGATGTGCTGGTCATGCCAAACCTCTACGGTGATATTCTCAG TGATCTTTGTGCTGGTTTGATTGGAGGACTTGGAGTCACCCCCAGTGGAAACATCGGAGCCAACGGCGTTGCCATATTCGAATCG GTCCACGGTACTGCTCCTGACATAGCAGGCCTGGACATGGCCAACCCGACTGCACTGTTGCTCAGCGCAGTCATGATGCTGCGCCACATGGGGCTTCATGAGTACGGCAAGAAGATTGAGACCGCCTGCTTTGACACCATCAGAGATAAGAAG GTGCTAACTAAGGACCTCGGTGGAAACTCAAAGTGTTCCGAGTTCACAGCTGACATCTGCCGCAGGGTTGTGGACATGGACTGA
- the LOC132471847 gene encoding calcium and integrin-binding family member 2-like isoform X1, translating into MHFCDGKITQLEWVTSKQRLPMNSSKPIRTALSFPEKRSYGELALLHGRYRELAPHLVPLDYTNNPDIKLPLSLLVSMPELKENPFRDRIVQTFSEDGQGDLSFNDFVDMFSALCESSSRELKTRYAFKIYDFNRDNFICKEDLEKTINKLTKGELTPEEVTLVCDKAIEEADLDGDSKLSFADFENMISKAPDFLSTFHVRI; encoded by the exons ATGCATTTCTGTGATGGAAAAATCACTCAACTAGAATGGGTAACAAGCAAACAACGTTTACCGATGAACAGTTCGAAGCCTATCAG GACTGCACTTTCTTTCCCCGAAAAGAGATCCTACGGTGAGTTGGCATT gttaCATGGTCGATACCGTGAGCTGGCTCCACATTTAGTGCCCTTGGATTATACCAACAACCCGGACATCAAGCTGCCCCTCTCGCTTCTCGTCAGCATGCCTGAGCTGAAG GAAAATCCCTTCAGAGACCGGATAGTGCAGACTTTCTCTGAGGACGGCCAGGGGGATCTGAGCTTCAACGACTTTGTCGACATGTTCTCGGCACTGTGTGAGTCGTCCTCGAGGGAACTCAAGACGAGATACGCCTTCAAGATATATG ATTTCAACAGGGACAACTTCATCTGTAAGGAGGACCTGGAGAAGACCATTAACAAGCTGACCAAAGGGGAGCTGACCCCGGAGGAGGTCACCCTGGTCTGTGACAAGGCCATCGAGGAGGCGGACCTTGACGGGGACAGCAAGCTCTCCTTTGCTGACTTTGAGAACATGATCTCCAAAGCTCCTGATTTCCtgag CACATTCCATGTACGAATCTGA
- the LOC132471847 gene encoding calcium and integrin-binding family member 2-like isoform X2 — MGNKQTTFTDEQFEAYQDCTFFPRKEILRLHGRYRELAPHLVPLDYTNNPDIKLPLSLLVSMPELKENPFRDRIVQTFSEDGQGDLSFNDFVDMFSALCESSSRELKTRYAFKIYDFNRDNFICKEDLEKTINKLTKGELTPEEVTLVCDKAIEEADLDGDSKLSFADFENMISKAPDFLSTFHVRI; from the exons ATGGGTAACAAGCAAACAACGTTTACCGATGAACAGTTCGAAGCCTATCAG GACTGCACTTTCTTTCCCCGAAAAGAGATCCTACG gttaCATGGTCGATACCGTGAGCTGGCTCCACATTTAGTGCCCTTGGATTATACCAACAACCCGGACATCAAGCTGCCCCTCTCGCTTCTCGTCAGCATGCCTGAGCTGAAG GAAAATCCCTTCAGAGACCGGATAGTGCAGACTTTCTCTGAGGACGGCCAGGGGGATCTGAGCTTCAACGACTTTGTCGACATGTTCTCGGCACTGTGTGAGTCGTCCTCGAGGGAACTCAAGACGAGATACGCCTTCAAGATATATG ATTTCAACAGGGACAACTTCATCTGTAAGGAGGACCTGGAGAAGACCATTAACAAGCTGACCAAAGGGGAGCTGACCCCGGAGGAGGTCACCCTGGTCTGTGACAAGGCCATCGAGGAGGCGGACCTTGACGGGGACAGCAAGCTCTCCTTTGCTGACTTTGAGAACATGATCTCCAAAGCTCCTGATTTCCtgag CACATTCCATGTACGAATCTGA